In the genome of Dermacentor silvarum isolate Dsil-2018 chromosome 1, BIME_Dsil_1.4, whole genome shotgun sequence, one region contains:
- the LOC125942548 gene encoding uncharacterized protein LOC125942548 isoform X4, whose product MAQVCYRAAIGDDDRRCEFCSTLFTQRKNMLQHIRNIHKVAVDVKKLMKCDVCGSAVPTMEKYSEHHIAAHNFDAEYAHMVFRNDKEFHEWKAREEASQNCWFILPRGAKKLASGDTRIHYYCNRSGEARKKEGHGDRREKSQGSCRSGKVAETTF is encoded by the exons ATGGCGCAGGTCTGTTATCGAGCTGCCATCGGCGATGACGATCGTCGCTGTGAATTTTGCAGCACACTATTCACCCAGAGGAAGAACATGCTGCAACACATCAGGAACATCCACAAAGTGGCCGTGGATGTCAAGAAATTGATGAAATGCGACGTATGTGGCAGCGCCGTGCCTACAATGGAGAAGTATTCGGAGCACCACATCGCTGCGCACAACTTCGACGCTGAGTACGCGCACATGGTGTTCCGGAACGATAAGG AATTTCATGAATGGAAAGCAAGAGAAGAGGCTAGCCAGAACTGCTGGTTCATTTTGCCAAGGGGTGCCAAAAAGCTGGCCAGTGGAGATACAAGGATTCACTATTACTGTAATAGGTCAGGCGAGGCGAGGAAAAAGGAAGGTCATGGTGACCGTCGGGAGAAAAGTCAGGGAAGCTGCAGGTCTGGTAAG GTTGCAGAAACCACATTCTGA
- the LOC125942548 gene encoding uncharacterized protein LOC125942548 isoform X3, whose product MAQVCYRAAIGDDDRRCEFCSTLFTQRKNMLQHIRNIHKVAVDVKKLMKCDVCGSAVPTMEKYSEHHIAAHNFDAEYAHMVFRNDKEFHEWKAREEASQNCWFILPRGAKKLASGDTRIHYYCNRSGEARKKEGHGDRREKSQGSCRSGKILCYEMRRCKVKPRCRFHN is encoded by the exons ATGGCGCAGGTCTGTTATCGAGCTGCCATCGGCGATGACGATCGTCGCTGTGAATTTTGCAGCACACTATTCACCCAGAGGAAGAACATGCTGCAACACATCAGGAACATCCACAAAGTGGCCGTGGATGTCAAGAAATTGATGAAATGCGACGTATGTGGCAGCGCCGTGCCTACAATGGAGAAGTATTCGGAGCACCACATCGCTGCGCACAACTTCGACGCTGAGTACGCGCACATGGTGTTCCGGAACGATAAGG AATTTCATGAATGGAAAGCAAGAGAAGAGGCTAGCCAGAACTGCTGGTTCATTTTGCCAAGGGGTGCCAAAAAGCTGGCCAGTGGAGATACAAGGATTCACTATTACTGTAATAGGTCAGGCGAGGCGAGGAAAAAGGAAGGTCATGGTGACCGTCGGGAGAAAAGTCAGGGAAGCTGCAGGTCTGGTAAG ATCTTGTGCTATGAGATGAGGAGGTGTAAAGTAAAACCTCGCTGTAGATTTCACAATTGA
- the LOC125942548 gene encoding uncharacterized protein LOC125942548 isoform X5, which yields MAQVCYRAAIGDDDRRCEFCSTLFTQRKNMLQHIRNIHKVAVDVKKLMKCDVCGSAVPTMEKYSEHHIAAHNFDAEYAHMVFRNDKDLVL from the exons ATGGCGCAGGTCTGTTATCGAGCTGCCATCGGCGATGACGATCGTCGCTGTGAATTTTGCAGCACACTATTCACCCAGAGGAAGAACATGCTGCAACACATCAGGAACATCCACAAAGTGGCCGTGGATGTCAAGAAATTGATGAAATGCGACGTATGTGGCAGCGCCGTGCCTACAATGGAGAAGTATTCGGAGCACCACATCGCTGCGCACAACTTCGACGCTGAGTACGCGCACATGGTGTTCCGGAACGATAAGG ATCTTGTGCTATGA
- the LOC125942548 gene encoding uncharacterized protein LOC125942548 isoform X1, producing the protein MAQVCYRAAIGDDDRRCEFCSTLFTQRKNMLQHIRNIHKVAVDVKKLMKCDVCGSAVPTMEKYSEHHIAAHNFDAEYAHMVFRNDKEFHEWKAREEASQNCWFILPRGAKKLASGDTRIHYYCNRSGEARKKEGHGDRREKSQGSCRSGKVCLSFITVTKEDSTRSRTPEGTTIKVRYQRIHYGHKAEIQHLRMSDKEKISIAEDLERGVPMKTILKRIRTSVAAKLRPMHLAERSSFHNIKRQFSIAAPERCHANDAVSVDTWVLAMKEKGEALVRLYKAQGAVDPSGTFSSADFALVLMTEPQRELLEELGPAGTVCLDSTHGTTGYQFELNTLLVLDEVRSGVPVAYFICNRMNELTLTAFFKCLESAMGKKVAAKTFMSDDASQFYKAWSTIMGAPKQKLLCAWHVDKNWRKKIHECVEKQLRPFAYHRVRLLLELPEEKEFKDYLEKFLADEKEKLKDFVKYFKDHYAVRPQEWAYCFRIDAGVNTNMHLESMHRTLKHSMLEGKQNKRVDKLISALMNLTYHF; encoded by the exons ATGGCGCAGGTCTGTTATCGAGCTGCCATCGGCGATGACGATCGTCGCTGTGAATTTTGCAGCACACTATTCACCCAGAGGAAGAACATGCTGCAACACATCAGGAACATCCACAAAGTGGCCGTGGATGTCAAGAAATTGATGAAATGCGACGTATGTGGCAGCGCCGTGCCTACAATGGAGAAGTATTCGGAGCACCACATCGCTGCGCACAACTTCGACGCTGAGTACGCGCACATGGTGTTCCGGAACGATAAGG AATTTCATGAATGGAAAGCAAGAGAAGAGGCTAGCCAGAACTGCTGGTTCATTTTGCCAAGGGGTGCCAAAAAGCTGGCCAGTGGAGATACAAGGATTCACTATTACTGTAATAGGTCAGGCGAGGCGAGGAAAAAGGAAGGTCATGGTGACCGTCGGGAGAAAAGTCAGGGAAGCTGCAGGTCTGGTAAGGTGTGTCTTTCATTTATTACTGTCACAAAGGAGGACAGCACTCGGAGTCGGACACCTGAAGGCACCACCATAAAAGTCAGGTATCAAAGAATCCATTATGGTCATAAAGCAGAAATTCAGCACTTGAGAATGAGTGACAAGGAAAAGATCAGCATAGCAGAGGACCTAGAACGAGGTGTGCCCATGAAAACCATCCTAAAACGAATAAGAACATCTGTTGCAGCCAAGCTGAGGCCAATGCATTTGGCAGAGCGCTCGAGCTTTCATAACATCAAACGGCAGTTTAGcattgctgctcctgagcgttgTCATGCTAATGATGCTGTCAGTGTAGACACGTGGGTGCTTGCAATGAAAGAAAAAGGTGAAGCACTTGTCCGCCTGTACAAGGCACAAGGTGCAGTAGACCCAAGTGGTACATTTTCTTCAGCAGATTTTGCTCTTGTTCTGATGACAGAGCCTCAGAGGGAGCTACTAGAAGAATTGGGCCCTGCAGGAACTGTATGTCTTGACTCCACACATGGCACTACAGGGTACCAGTTTGAGCTGAACACTCTTCTGGTGCTAGATGAAGTAAGATCAGGTGTACCTGTAGCTTATTTCATCTGCAACCGCATGAATGAGCTAACTCTTACAGCATTCTTTAAATGTCTGGAGTCTGCCATGGGCAAAAAAGTGGCTGCGAAGACATTTATGTCTGATGATGCCTCGCAATTCTACAAGGCATGGTCCACCATCATGGGTGCCCCCAAACAGAAACTTCTCTGTGCCTGGCATGTGGATAAGAATTGGCGTAAGAAGATACATGAGTGTGTGGAGAAGCAGCTGAGGCCATTTGCCTACCATAGGGTGCGGCTACTTTTAGAATTACCTGAGGAAAAGGAATTTAAAGACTACCTTGAAAAATTCCTTGCCGATGAGAAAGAAAAACTGAAGGACTTTGTGAAGTACTTCAAAGACCACTATGCAGTTAGGCCACAAGAGTGGGCCTATTGCTTTAGGATTGATGCAGGTGTCAACACAAACATGCACCTTGAGAGCATGCACAGGACGTTAAAGCATAGTATGCTGGAGGGAAAGCAGAACAAGCGTGTTGACAAACTAATTTCCGCCCTCATGAACTTGACATATCATTTTTAA
- the LOC125942548 gene encoding uncharacterized protein LOC125942548 isoform X2, giving the protein MSDKEKISIAEDLERGVPMKTILKRIRTSVAAKLRPMHLAERSSFHNIKRQFSIAAPERCHANDAVSVDTWVLAMKEKGEALVRLYKAQGAVDPSGTFSSADFALVLMTEPQRELLEELGPAGTVCLDSTHGTTGYQFELNTLLVLDEVRSGVPVAYFICNRMNELTLTAFFKCLESAMGKKVAAKTFMSDDASQFYKAWSTIMGAPKQKLLCAWHVDKNWRKKIHECVEKQLRPFAYHRVRLLLELPEEKEFKDYLEKFLADEKEKLKDFVKYFKDHYAVRPQEWAYCFRIDAGVNTNMHLESMHRTLKHSMLEGKQNKRVDKLISALMNLTYHF; this is encoded by the coding sequence ATGAGTGACAAGGAAAAGATCAGCATAGCAGAGGACCTAGAACGAGGTGTGCCCATGAAAACCATCCTAAAACGAATAAGAACATCTGTTGCAGCCAAGCTGAGGCCAATGCATTTGGCAGAGCGCTCGAGCTTTCATAACATCAAACGGCAGTTTAGcattgctgctcctgagcgttgTCATGCTAATGATGCTGTCAGTGTAGACACGTGGGTGCTTGCAATGAAAGAAAAAGGTGAAGCACTTGTCCGCCTGTACAAGGCACAAGGTGCAGTAGACCCAAGTGGTACATTTTCTTCAGCAGATTTTGCTCTTGTTCTGATGACAGAGCCTCAGAGGGAGCTACTAGAAGAATTGGGCCCTGCAGGAACTGTATGTCTTGACTCCACACATGGCACTACAGGGTACCAGTTTGAGCTGAACACTCTTCTGGTGCTAGATGAAGTAAGATCAGGTGTACCTGTAGCTTATTTCATCTGCAACCGCATGAATGAGCTAACTCTTACAGCATTCTTTAAATGTCTGGAGTCTGCCATGGGCAAAAAAGTGGCTGCGAAGACATTTATGTCTGATGATGCCTCGCAATTCTACAAGGCATGGTCCACCATCATGGGTGCCCCCAAACAGAAACTTCTCTGTGCCTGGCATGTGGATAAGAATTGGCGTAAGAAGATACATGAGTGTGTGGAGAAGCAGCTGAGGCCATTTGCCTACCATAGGGTGCGGCTACTTTTAGAATTACCTGAGGAAAAGGAATTTAAAGACTACCTTGAAAAATTCCTTGCCGATGAGAAAGAAAAACTGAAGGACTTTGTGAAGTACTTCAAAGACCACTATGCAGTTAGGCCACAAGAGTGGGCCTATTGCTTTAGGATTGATGCAGGTGTCAACACAAACATGCACCTTGAGAGCATGCACAGGACGTTAAAGCATAGTATGCTGGAGGGAAAGCAGAACAAGCGTGTTGACAAACTAATTTCCGCCCTCATGAACTTGACATATCATTTTTAA